One segment of Leptodactylus fuscus isolate aLepFus1 chromosome 7, aLepFus1.hap2, whole genome shotgun sequence DNA contains the following:
- the LRRC10B gene encoding leucine-rich repeat-containing protein 10B, translating to MEFSLKVKKIVFSRINGLYHLHHRLWIYVNEDDGLRTPEEDDGTTMESYEETPEEGTSEEALESADAEYEETSEEEASEEEEEEETTCCAWSCIPASNPLLKVSVVTSSWGSLSFSRAIQMGGRGSMPTVAGEGGADEPLPEDTEEQLSTGDGTLEFSGRKMTRLPASICTLADQLYKLYLSGTMVSELPDDLYQLHNLRTLALDANRLPELPEAVCSLPHLGRLYIGANRLQGLPPAFARLQTLRTLWIERNFLHHFPRVLLNMPGLRCLQMGDNRLKSLPGEIATCMPGLRGLWLYGNRLERVPKVLLRLHGLEILDLDKNKIAIFPDMSGMKGLRLLSYDHNPVNAPPKVGETVTLVGEGAQEFMEEREERRKQLEEEEIEEREREQQEKEAQKAEEVEGEGEEEGEQEEQNEEEVEEQGNHYTDHFSGDQEEDYYPDEEGYYLEEDEEGYYPSEGENYYVRGIY from the exons ATGGAGTTTTCCCTTAAAGTGAAGAAAATTGTCTTCAGCCGGATTAATGGCCT gtacCATCTTCACCACCGATTG TGGATCTACGTGAATGAGGACGACGGCCTCAGGACCCCCGAGGAGGACGAT GGAACAACGATGGAATCGTATGAAGAGACTCCTGAAGAAGGAACATCAGAAGAGGCCTTGGAGTCAGCAGATGCGGAGTACGAAGAGACATCAGAAGAAGAGGcctcagaagaagaggaggaggaggaaacaaCCTGCTGCGCCTGGTCCTGCATCCCA gcatctaatcctttATTGAAGGTGTCAgttgtgaccagctcctggg GCTCATTGTCCTTCTCCAGGGCCATCCAGATGGGAGGACGTGGATCAATGCCCACGGTGGCAGGAGAAGGAGGTGCAGATGAACCTTTACCAGAAGATACAGAAGAACAACTTAGTACGGGAGATGGCACCTTGGAGTTTAGTGGACGCAAGATGACACGACTACCCGCTTCCATATGCACACTTGCTGATCAGCTCTATAAGTTGTACCTGAGTGGCACAATGGTAAGTGAGTTACCTGATGACTTATATCAACTCCACAACCTACGCACCTTGGCACTTGACGCCAACAGATTACCTGAGTTGCCAGAAGCTGTATGTTCCTTGCCACATCTGGGTCGTCTCTACATAGGAGCAAATCGTCTTCAAGGTCTCCCCCCGGCCTTTGCACGTCTCCAGACTTTGCGTACTCTTTGGATAGAACGAAACTTTTTGCACCACTTTCCACGAGTATTACTGAACATGCCCGGCCTGAGATGTCTACAGATGGGTGACAACCGGCTGAAGAGTCTTCCAGGAGAAATTGCGACTTGTATGCCAGGTCTCAGAGGTCTCTGGCTCTATGGAAATAGACTGGAACGTGTGCCAAAGGTTCTTTTACGCTTACACGGGCTAGAGATTCTGGATCTAGACAAGAACAAGATTGCAATATTTCCAGACATGAGTGGCATGAAGGGACTGCGGCTTCTTTCTTATGACCACAACCCTGTGAATGCACCACCCAAGGTAGGAGAGACGGTGACGTTGGTTGGTGAGGGAGCTCAGGAGTTTATGGAGGAAAGGGAGGAGCGCAGAAAACAACTAGAGGAGGAAGAGATAGAAGAGCGAGAAAGAGAGCAGCAAGAGAAGGAAGCTCAAAAGGCGGAGGAGGTAGAAGGAGAGGGTGAAGAGGAAGGGGAGCAAGAAGAACAAAATGAAGAGGAGGTGGAAGAGCAAGGGAACCATTATACGGACCATTTCTCTGGTGATCAGGAAGAAGACTATTATCCAGATGAGGAAGGGTATTACctggaagaggatgaggaggggTATTACCCAAGTGAAGGCGAGAACTACTATGTGAGAGGAATTTACTGA